The following coding sequences lie in one Oncorhynchus kisutch isolate 150728-3 unplaced genomic scaffold, Okis_V2 scaffold3961, whole genome shotgun sequence genomic window:
- the LOC116372512 gene encoding zinc finger protein 2 isoform X1, whose protein sequence is MFRPSIGAINKTPLYRRRLHPITLMCNATESGSRAWQDNMSRKRDKLLDGLEQSLYTLTKDNLCYLCVRCGIGSEDRFQGKENSERTLRRQIMEEIWENEDSKSWLLRLKEDIRGIQEDGRHVTVSSSASSSVSSSPSQSDGDGDAADCREAGKPRQSEVTQRTHTGEKPYSCNQCGKTFTQSGSLATHLRTHTGEKPHSCDVCGKTFNVAFNLNRHQRTHTGEKPYSCEKCGKSFSQSGLLASHRRSHTGEKPYVCDQCGQSFVNPGSLAKHKRKQHVGEKPYSCADCGKSFFESHTLANHRRTHTGEKPYSCDLCGKSFALSGTLIKHKLTHTGEKPYCCDRCGKSFRESGRLKVHQRMHTGEKPYGCDQCGKKFGHSQHLKEHLRTHTGEKPFSCDQCERKFTQPQHLKSHMRTHTGEKPFVCDQCEKRFAHSQQLKAHLRMHTGEKPHICDRCEKKFAHSQHLKDHMRTHTGEKPYICGECGKSFGRTGTLKVHQKSHAAGEVCTDLPPQDQFQNPQINLNSTKFQIHLPPQDQFQNPQIKLNSTKFQIHLPPQDQFQNPQINLNSTKFQIHLHPQDQFQNLP, encoded by the exons ATGTTCAGACCAAGCATCGGGGCTATTAACAAAACTCCCCTGTACAGAAGACGCCTTCATCCAATTACTCTTATGTGTAATGCAACAGAGTCAGGATCAAGGGCTTGG CAGGACAACATGAGTCGAAAGAGGGACAAGCTGTTGGATGGACTGGAACAGAGTTTATACACTCTAACCAAGGACAACTTATGTTACCTGTGCGTTCGTTGTGGAATAGGCTCCGAGGATCGGTTCCAAGGTAAAGAAAACAGTGAACGCACGCTGCGGCGTCAAATCATGGAGGAAATCTGGGAAAACGAGGATTCAAAGTCTTGGTTACTCCGACTGAAAGAGGACATCAGAGGTATACAGGAGGATGGTAGACATGTAACCGTGAGCTCCAGTGCATCAAGCAGCGTGTCCTCGAGTCCCAGCCAGTCTGATGGTGATGGGGACGCTGCAGACTGCCGTGAAGCTGGGAAGCCTCGACAGTCGGAAGTGACTcagcgaacacacactggagagaagccttacagtTGTAATCAGTGTGGGAAGACATTCACACAGTCAGGAAGCCTGGCAACTCATctgagaacacacactggagagaaacctcatagctgtgATGTATGTGGGAAGACTTTTAACGTAGCCTTCAATCTGAACCGacaccagcgaacacacactggagagaaaccctacagctgtgagaagtgtgggaagagcttttcTCAGTCAGGCCTACTGGCCAGCCACCGTCGTtcgcacacaggagagaaaccgtatGTCTGTGATCAGTGTGGGCAGAGCTTTGTCAATCCGGGATCCCTGGCAAAGCACAAGCGAAAACAACATgtgggagagaagccttatagctgtgcggattgtgggaagagtttcttTGAATCACATACCCTGGCTAACCAtcggaggacacacacaggagagaagccttacagcTGTGATCTATGTGGGAAAAGTTTTGCTCTGTCAGGAACCCTGATTAAACATAAGCTGActcatacaggagagaaaccgtacTGCTGTGACCGGTGTGGGAAGAGCTTCCGTGAATCAGGAAGGTTGAAAGTTCACCAGAGAatgcacactggagagaaaccttacggctgtgatcaatgtgggaagaaatTTGGTCATTCGCAACACCTGAAAGAACACCTGCGAacgcacacaggagagaagccatttagctgtgatcagtgtgagaGGAAATTCACTCAACCACAACACCTGAAATCACACatgagaacacacactggagagaagccgtTTGTCTGTGATCAGTGTGAGAAGAGATTCGCTCATTCGCAACAACTCAAAGCACACCTGCGAatgcacactggagagaaacctcataTCTGCGATCGGTGTGAGAAGAAATTTGCTCATTCACAACACCTGAAAGATCACAtgcgaacacacacaggagagaagccgtacATCTGTGGAGAATGTGGAAAGAGCTTTGGTAGAACAGGAACATTGAAAGTGCACCAGAAATCACACGCAGCAGGTGAAGTGTGTACAGATCTGCCTCCCCAGGATCAGTTCCAGAACCCTCAAATAAATCTGAACAGCACAAAATTCCAGATCCATCTCCCTCCCCAGGATCAGTTCCAGAaccctcaaataaaactgaacaGCACCAAGTTTCAGATCCATCTCCCTCCCCAGGATCAGTTCCAGAACCCTCAAATAAATCTGAACAGCACAAAGTTCCAGATCCATCTCCATCCCCAGGATCAGTTCCAGAACCTTCCATAA
- the LOC116372512 gene encoding zinc finger protein 2 isoform X2 produces MSRKRDKLLDGLEQSLYTLTKDNLCYLCVRCGIGSEDRFQGKENSERTLRRQIMEEIWENEDSKSWLLRLKEDIRGIQEDGRHVTVSSSASSSVSSSPSQSDGDGDAADCREAGKPRQSEVTQRTHTGEKPYSCNQCGKTFTQSGSLATHLRTHTGEKPHSCDVCGKTFNVAFNLNRHQRTHTGEKPYSCEKCGKSFSQSGLLASHRRSHTGEKPYVCDQCGQSFVNPGSLAKHKRKQHVGEKPYSCADCGKSFFESHTLANHRRTHTGEKPYSCDLCGKSFALSGTLIKHKLTHTGEKPYCCDRCGKSFRESGRLKVHQRMHTGEKPYGCDQCGKKFGHSQHLKEHLRTHTGEKPFSCDQCERKFTQPQHLKSHMRTHTGEKPFVCDQCEKRFAHSQQLKAHLRMHTGEKPHICDRCEKKFAHSQHLKDHMRTHTGEKPYICGECGKSFGRTGTLKVHQKSHAAGEVCTDLPPQDQFQNPQINLNSTKFQIHLPPQDQFQNPQIKLNSTKFQIHLPPQDQFQNPQINLNSTKFQIHLHPQDQFQNLP; encoded by the coding sequence ATGAGTCGAAAGAGGGACAAGCTGTTGGATGGACTGGAACAGAGTTTATACACTCTAACCAAGGACAACTTATGTTACCTGTGCGTTCGTTGTGGAATAGGCTCCGAGGATCGGTTCCAAGGTAAAGAAAACAGTGAACGCACGCTGCGGCGTCAAATCATGGAGGAAATCTGGGAAAACGAGGATTCAAAGTCTTGGTTACTCCGACTGAAAGAGGACATCAGAGGTATACAGGAGGATGGTAGACATGTAACCGTGAGCTCCAGTGCATCAAGCAGCGTGTCCTCGAGTCCCAGCCAGTCTGATGGTGATGGGGACGCTGCAGACTGCCGTGAAGCTGGGAAGCCTCGACAGTCGGAAGTGACTcagcgaacacacactggagagaagccttacagtTGTAATCAGTGTGGGAAGACATTCACACAGTCAGGAAGCCTGGCAACTCATctgagaacacacactggagagaaacctcatagctgtgATGTATGTGGGAAGACTTTTAACGTAGCCTTCAATCTGAACCGacaccagcgaacacacactggagagaaaccctacagctgtgagaagtgtgggaagagcttttcTCAGTCAGGCCTACTGGCCAGCCACCGTCGTtcgcacacaggagagaaaccgtatGTCTGTGATCAGTGTGGGCAGAGCTTTGTCAATCCGGGATCCCTGGCAAAGCACAAGCGAAAACAACATgtgggagagaagccttatagctgtgcggattgtgggaagagtttcttTGAATCACATACCCTGGCTAACCAtcggaggacacacacaggagagaagccttacagcTGTGATCTATGTGGGAAAAGTTTTGCTCTGTCAGGAACCCTGATTAAACATAAGCTGActcatacaggagagaaaccgtacTGCTGTGACCGGTGTGGGAAGAGCTTCCGTGAATCAGGAAGGTTGAAAGTTCACCAGAGAatgcacactggagagaaaccttacggctgtgatcaatgtgggaagaaatTTGGTCATTCGCAACACCTGAAAGAACACCTGCGAacgcacacaggagagaagccatttagctgtgatcagtgtgagaGGAAATTCACTCAACCACAACACCTGAAATCACACatgagaacacacactggagagaagccgtTTGTCTGTGATCAGTGTGAGAAGAGATTCGCTCATTCGCAACAACTCAAAGCACACCTGCGAatgcacactggagagaaacctcataTCTGCGATCGGTGTGAGAAGAAATTTGCTCATTCACAACACCTGAAAGATCACAtgcgaacacacacaggagagaagccgtacATCTGTGGAGAATGTGGAAAGAGCTTTGGTAGAACAGGAACATTGAAAGTGCACCAGAAATCACACGCAGCAGGTGAAGTGTGTACAGATCTGCCTCCCCAGGATCAGTTCCAGAACCCTCAAATAAATCTGAACAGCACAAAATTCCAGATCCATCTCCCTCCCCAGGATCAGTTCCAGAaccctcaaataaaactgaacaGCACCAAGTTTCAGATCCATCTCCCTCCCCAGGATCAGTTCCAGAACCCTCAAATAAATCTGAACAGCACAAAGTTCCAGATCCATCTCCATCCCCAGGATCAGTTCCAGAACCTTCCATAA